From the Nocardiopsis changdeensis genome, one window contains:
- a CDS encoding TetR/AcrR family transcriptional regulator, whose amino-acid sequence MGRPRTPLLSPERITQAALEIVREQGDFTVAGLAAHLGVRVSSLYNHVRSKSEIIQAIRRDRLLPALERLRDEPDPRRLLELLVLDYYDFLSRVPQLVPLLVSEPIRQPEMIAYYDLIARSIARMGVPEDEVMPALGLLEGYVLGAAVDLGSKPFDPRDTGGAPHLGAALSHRDADDPRRLRSFEAGLAIALRGLAAGVP is encoded by the coding sequence GTGGGACGACCCCGCACCCCCCTCCTGAGCCCCGAGCGCATCACGCAGGCGGCCCTGGAGATCGTCCGCGAGCAGGGCGACTTCACCGTCGCCGGGCTCGCCGCGCACCTGGGCGTGCGGGTCTCCTCGCTCTACAACCACGTCCGCTCCAAGTCCGAGATCATCCAGGCCATCCGCCGCGACCGCCTCCTGCCCGCGCTGGAGCGGCTCCGGGACGAACCCGATCCCCGGCGCCTGCTCGAACTGCTCGTCCTGGACTACTACGACTTCCTCAGCCGGGTCCCGCAGCTCGTCCCGCTGCTCGTCTCCGAGCCGATCCGGCAGCCGGAGATGATCGCGTACTACGACCTGATCGCCCGCTCGATCGCCCGCATGGGGGTGCCCGAGGACGAGGTCATGCCCGCCCTCGGCCTCCTGGAGGGCTACGTGCTCGGCGCCGCCGTGGACCTGGGCTCGAAGCCCTTCGACCCGCGGGACACGGGCGGGGCGCCGCACCTGGGCGCGGCCCTGTCCCACCGGGACGCCGACGACCCGCGCAGGCTCCGCTCCTTCGAGGCCGGCCTCGCGATCGCGCTGCGCGGCCTGGCCGCCGGCGTCCCCTGA
- a CDS encoding amidohydrolase, with protein sequence MTNILIRDGVLFSGGRLLEATALAVRDGRIAAVGTEEEARAAAGPGAAVVDAAGGLVTPGFADAHVHACFGGVEAARCDLTGAATARDCLDAIRAYADAHPDTPGGWVLGGGWGMALFSGGTPTRDLLDAVVPDRPVFVINADHHGAWANSRALALAGVGADTPDPADGRIERDADGAPSGTLHEGAMDLVGRVVPPTTAAECEAGVLTAQEYLLSLGVTAWHEAIVGEYAGYPDIAPAYAALASAGSLRARVTGAVWVPRGLAPDGVDDFVAALRARRDGPGLRLDTAKIMVDGVAENRTAALHDPYLSPCACGGPERGLAYFGQDLLDALVPALNAAGIAAHFHAIGDRAVTMALDAVRRVAPGHRARVRNHLAHLQVVDPRDVPRFRELGVTVNMQALWACVEEQMTGLTLPLLGPERARWQYPFGSLAADGADLAMGSDWPVSTPDPWQAVHVAVNRRSPGDTVSPPLEAGEALPLALALEAYTAGSHRLLGFADSGLLEAGRAADLCVADRNPFSGRPEDVHLTRNRLTVLDGRIVHGG encoded by the coding sequence TTGACGAACATCCTGATCCGCGACGGTGTCCTGTTCTCCGGCGGACGCCTCCTGGAGGCCACCGCCCTGGCCGTCCGGGACGGCCGGATCGCCGCCGTCGGAACCGAGGAGGAGGCCCGCGCCGCGGCCGGGCCCGGTGCCGCGGTGGTCGACGCCGCCGGCGGCCTGGTGACGCCGGGCTTCGCCGACGCCCACGTCCACGCCTGCTTCGGCGGGGTGGAGGCCGCCCGCTGCGACCTCACCGGGGCCGCCACCGCCCGGGACTGCCTGGACGCGATCCGCGCCTACGCCGACGCCCACCCCGACACCCCCGGCGGCTGGGTGCTGGGCGGCGGCTGGGGCATGGCGCTGTTCAGCGGCGGCACCCCCACGCGGGACCTGCTGGACGCGGTGGTCCCCGACCGGCCCGTGTTCGTCATCAACGCCGACCACCACGGCGCCTGGGCCAACAGCCGCGCCCTCGCCCTGGCCGGGGTCGGCGCCGACACCCCCGACCCCGCGGACGGCCGCATCGAGCGGGACGCCGACGGCGCCCCGTCGGGCACCCTGCACGAGGGGGCGATGGACCTGGTGGGACGGGTGGTCCCGCCCACGACGGCGGCGGAGTGCGAGGCCGGTGTGCTCACCGCTCAGGAGTACCTGCTCTCGCTCGGGGTGACCGCCTGGCACGAGGCGATCGTCGGCGAGTACGCCGGGTACCCCGACATCGCGCCCGCCTACGCAGCCCTGGCCTCCGCAGGAAGCCTGCGCGCCCGGGTGACCGGCGCGGTGTGGGTGCCGCGGGGGCTCGCCCCCGACGGCGTGGACGACTTCGTGGCCGCCCTGCGCGCCCGCCGGGACGGGCCGGGCCTGCGCCTGGACACCGCCAAGATCATGGTGGACGGGGTCGCCGAGAACCGCACCGCCGCCCTGCACGACCCCTACCTGTCGCCCTGCGCCTGCGGCGGCCCCGAACGCGGCCTCGCCTACTTCGGCCAGGACCTGCTCGACGCGCTCGTGCCCGCGCTCAACGCCGCCGGGATCGCCGCCCACTTCCACGCGATCGGCGACCGCGCCGTCACCATGGCGCTCGACGCGGTCCGGCGCGTGGCGCCCGGGCACCGCGCCCGGGTGCGCAACCACCTCGCCCACCTCCAGGTCGTCGACCCCCGCGACGTCCCCCGGTTCCGGGAGCTGGGGGTCACGGTCAACATGCAGGCCCTGTGGGCGTGCGTCGAGGAGCAGATGACCGGGCTGACGCTGCCGCTCCTGGGACCCGAACGCGCCCGGTGGCAGTACCCCTTCGGCTCGCTCGCCGCCGACGGGGCGGACCTGGCCATGGGCTCGGACTGGCCGGTGTCCACCCCCGACCCCTGGCAGGCGGTCCACGTCGCCGTGAACCGCCGTTCGCCCGGTGACACGGTGTCCCCGCCGCTCGAGGCGGGGGAGGCGCTGCCCCTGGCCCTGGCTCTGGAGGCGTACACGGCCGGGTCGCACCGGCTGCTCGGGTTCGCCGACTCCGGCCTCCTGGAGGCGGGAAGGGCCGCCGACCTGTGCGTCGCCGACCGGAATCCCTTCTCGGGCCGACCGGAGGACGTCCACCTCACCCGCAACCGGCTGACCGTCCTGGACGGGCGGATCGTCCACGGCGGCTGA
- a CDS encoding Lrp/AsnC family transcriptional regulator, whose protein sequence is MRLDRVDERIIAILGADARMSFAEIGGQVGLSPSAVKRRVDRLVESGAVRGFTVVVEPQAVGWTTEAFIELYCRARTSPGEIRTGLSAYPEITSACTVTGEADAIVQVRARDTRHLEEVIERIGAEPFVVRTKSTLVLSRLVDQPILAGSAENRT, encoded by the coding sequence ATGCGTCTTGATCGTGTCGATGAGCGGATCATCGCGATCCTCGGCGCGGACGCGCGCATGAGCTTCGCGGAGATCGGCGGCCAGGTGGGGCTGAGCCCGTCCGCCGTCAAGCGGCGGGTGGACCGCCTGGTGGAGTCCGGCGCGGTGCGCGGGTTCACCGTCGTGGTGGAGCCCCAGGCCGTCGGCTGGACCACCGAGGCGTTCATCGAGCTGTACTGCCGGGCCCGCACCTCCCCCGGGGAGATCCGCACGGGCCTGTCCGCCTACCCCGAGATCACCTCGGCCTGCACGGTCACCGGCGAGGCCGACGCCATCGTCCAGGTGCGGGCGCGCGACACCCGGCACCTGGAGGAGGTCATCGAGCGCATCGGCGCCGAGCCCTTCGTGGTCCGCACCAAGAGCACCCTGGTGCTGTCCCGGCTGGTCGACCAGCCCATCCTGGCCGGGAGCGCCGAGAACCGGACCTGA
- a CDS encoding alpha/beta fold hydrolase encodes MSGVLMASLVAAPAPAAAQAPGQAPGQAPAPERPGTTRIDQKALRWEPCEDLDPVGDETLECATLTVPMAHNGRGPGDPVRIALSRVPATGTAEHTLLVNPGGPGSAGRRWASYTHLRMSPELREVYDVVAFDPRGVGASTPRITCDPEHFTPPRPDGVPADAGAEQALRADAEEYARSCAQNTGHLLDHMRTEDIAHDMDAIRAALDLERIDYLGYSYGSYLGTVYSALYPDRVRSLILDSVVDPDTPWYESNLRQSLALDRSARNFFGWVARHDAAYGLGTDADAVEEAYYTLRSELASEPVDGVVGPTELESAVIVVAYSGASWPTVAAALSDRIIDGDPAALKKLFDTYGEQPDADTDTGYGGYLAVQCTDAPWPKDWDTWHEDAEGVHAAAPFMGWHNIWYNAPCATWDAEVEDWFQVGDGAYEHPAYRGDALIVHATGDGATPVEGSYSLRDRLPGSALVVEEGGLTHGVTLTGNVCVDEIARDYLLEGTLPERAEGEGPDAVCQARPEPSPRTAQSEPLVDRPGTSG; translated from the coding sequence ATGTCGGGGGTCCTCATGGCCTCCCTGGTGGCGGCCCCGGCACCCGCCGCGGCGCAGGCCCCCGGCCAGGCCCCCGGGCAGGCCCCCGCCCCGGAGCGGCCCGGGACCACGCGCATCGACCAGAAGGCCCTGCGCTGGGAGCCCTGCGAGGACCTCGACCCCGTGGGCGACGAGACCCTGGAGTGCGCGACGCTCACCGTCCCCATGGCGCACAACGGCCGCGGCCCCGGCGACCCCGTCCGGATCGCCCTGTCCCGGGTGCCCGCCACCGGCACCGCCGAGCACACCCTGCTGGTCAACCCGGGCGGGCCGGGCAGCGCCGGGCGCCGGTGGGCCTCCTACACGCACCTGCGCATGTCGCCCGAACTGCGCGAGGTCTACGACGTCGTCGCCTTCGACCCGCGCGGCGTGGGCGCCTCCACCCCGAGGATCACCTGCGACCCGGAGCACTTCACCCCGCCGCGCCCCGACGGCGTCCCCGCCGACGCCGGGGCCGAGCAGGCGCTGCGGGCCGACGCCGAGGAGTACGCCCGGTCCTGCGCGCAGAACACCGGGCACCTGCTGGACCACATGCGCACCGAGGACATCGCCCACGACATGGACGCCATCCGGGCCGCCCTGGACCTGGAGCGGATCGACTACCTGGGCTACTCCTACGGCAGCTACCTGGGCACCGTCTACTCCGCCCTGTACCCGGACCGGGTGCGCTCGCTCATCCTCGACAGCGTGGTCGACCCTGACACCCCCTGGTACGAGAGCAACCTGCGCCAGAGCCTGGCCCTGGACCGGTCCGCCCGCAACTTCTTCGGCTGGGTCGCCCGCCACGACGCCGCCTACGGCCTGGGCACCGACGCCGACGCGGTCGAGGAGGCGTACTACACGCTGCGCTCGGAGCTGGCCTCCGAGCCCGTCGACGGCGTGGTCGGGCCGACCGAGCTGGAGAGCGCCGTCATCGTCGTCGCCTACAGCGGCGCCTCCTGGCCGACCGTGGCCGCCGCCCTGTCCGACCGCATCATCGACGGCGACCCCGCCGCCCTCAAGAAGCTCTTCGACACCTACGGGGAGCAGCCCGACGCCGACACCGACACCGGGTACGGCGGCTACCTCGCGGTCCAGTGCACGGACGCCCCCTGGCCCAAGGACTGGGACACCTGGCACGAGGACGCCGAGGGAGTGCACGCGGCCGCGCCCTTCATGGGCTGGCACAACATCTGGTACAACGCTCCGTGCGCCACCTGGGACGCCGAGGTCGAGGACTGGTTCCAGGTCGGCGACGGCGCCTACGAGCACCCCGCCTACCGGGGCGACGCGCTCATCGTGCACGCCACCGGGGACGGGGCCACCCCCGTGGAGGGCTCCTACTCCCTGCGCGACCGGCTGCCGGGGTCGGCGCTGGTCGTCGAGGAGGGCGGGCTCACCCACGGGGTGACGCTCACCGGCAACGTCTGCGTCGACGAGATCGCCCGCGACTACCTGCTGGAGGGCACCCTCCCCGAGCGGGCGGAGGGCGAGGGGCCCGACGCCGTCTGCCAGGCCCGGCCCGAGCCGTCCCCGCGCACCGCGCAGAGCGAGCCTTTGGTGGATCGCCCGGGGACGTCCGGGTGA
- a CDS encoding GNAT family N-acetyltransferase translates to MLRTSPVRILGERDREAVRALLDMDPVGNVFVTSRLMAAGISAGNGTEVWGHVEHGRLTALCYSGANLVPVNAGPAAIRSFADHARWRGRRCSSIVGPVDAVSDFWQQVTPAWGPARAIRASQPVLEISGEPAVPADPLVRRVRRTELDILVPACVAMFTEEVGVPPDSGDGGALYRARIEELVRTGRAFARIEDGRVVFKAEVGAVTPQACQIQGVWVHPDLRGQGHSVPGMAAVVRHALAEIAPRVTLYVNDFNTPARAAYRRVGFRQVGEVMSVLF, encoded by the coding sequence ATGCTGCGGACCTCACCGGTGAGGATTCTCGGCGAACGGGACAGGGAGGCCGTGCGCGCCCTCCTGGACATGGATCCGGTGGGGAACGTGTTCGTCACCTCCCGGCTGATGGCCGCGGGGATCTCCGCGGGCAACGGGACCGAGGTGTGGGGGCACGTCGAGCACGGCCGCCTCACCGCGCTCTGCTACTCCGGGGCCAACCTGGTCCCCGTCAACGCGGGTCCCGCGGCGATCCGCAGCTTCGCCGACCACGCCCGCTGGCGGGGTCGGCGCTGCTCTTCCATCGTCGGCCCGGTCGACGCGGTCAGCGACTTCTGGCAGCAGGTCACCCCCGCCTGGGGGCCGGCCCGCGCCATCCGCGCCAGCCAGCCCGTGCTGGAGATCTCCGGCGAGCCCGCCGTGCCCGCCGACCCGCTGGTGCGCCGGGTCCGGCGCACCGAGCTCGACATCCTCGTGCCCGCCTGCGTGGCCATGTTCACCGAGGAGGTCGGCGTCCCGCCGGACTCCGGCGACGGCGGCGCCCTGTACCGCGCCCGCATCGAGGAGCTGGTGCGCACCGGCCGCGCCTTCGCCCGCATCGAGGACGGCCGGGTCGTCTTCAAGGCCGAGGTCGGCGCGGTCACCCCGCAGGCCTGCCAGATCCAGGGCGTGTGGGTCCACCCCGACCTGCGCGGGCAGGGCCACTCGGTGCCGGGCATGGCCGCCGTCGTGCGCCACGCCCTGGCCGAGATCGCGCCGCGGGTCACCCTGTACGTCAACGACTTCAACACCCCGGCCCGGGCCGCCTACCGGCGGGTCGGGTTCCGACAGGTCGGAGAGGTCATGTCGGTGCTCTTCTGA
- the pta gene encoding phosphate acetyltransferase: MHGVYIASSDAEGDKRPVALGLAELLAGTVDTLGVFRPVVGAGERDPLVETVRRRFGVAAPYEECTGVVYDRVRDDPEQAMSEIVAAYGALAAKCAAVVVIGTDYTDVATPTEFAFNARVAANLGTPVLLVLSGRGLSEEQVRGAAAVAEAELAREHAAPLGTVVGRVDPDGVAALRAAGPWSVLPEVPGLTVPTVRDLQRACGGRLLFGEDKRTGREVSGILVAAMSLPHILDRMRDDSAVILPADRAGAVLPALIAAHLSPDFPAIAGVFLTGDTDADMPEPVWRLLAGMHVRVPVIATGLDTFTAATLLADVRGGGAPLPDHKIESAVAAFDSGVDGPALLERLQVARTDTVTPLMFESTLLGRARADRRRIVLAEGTEERVLRAADLVLRRDVADLTLLGDPREIRARAADLGLDVAAADLVDPEASPLRDEFAAEYARLRSHKGVTEQLARDTVGEVSYFGTLMVHLGYADGMVSGAVHTTAQTIRPSFEILRTSLVSSVFFMCLADRVLVYGDCAVVPDPTAEQLAEIASASADTAARFGVDPRVALLSYSTGASGSGADVDKVRTATDLVRERRPDLPVEGPIQYDAAVDPGVARTKLPDSRVAGRATVFVVPDLNTGNTLYKGVQRSAGAVAVGPVLQGLRRPVNDLSRGATVRDIVSTVAITAVQAQAGD, translated from the coding sequence GTGCACGGTGTCTACATAGCGTCCAGCGACGCCGAGGGGGACAAGCGCCCGGTCGCGCTCGGCCTGGCCGAGCTGCTGGCGGGGACCGTCGACACCCTCGGCGTGTTCCGGCCGGTGGTGGGCGCGGGCGAGCGCGACCCGCTGGTCGAGACGGTCCGCCGCAGGTTCGGGGTCGCGGCGCCCTACGAGGAGTGCACCGGCGTGGTCTACGACCGGGTCCGCGACGACCCCGAACAGGCCATGTCCGAGATCGTCGCCGCCTACGGGGCGCTGGCCGCGAAGTGCGCGGCCGTCGTCGTCATCGGCACCGACTACACCGACGTGGCCACCCCCACCGAGTTCGCGTTCAACGCCCGTGTCGCCGCCAACCTGGGCACCCCGGTGCTGCTGGTGCTCTCCGGCCGCGGCCTCTCCGAGGAGCAGGTCCGCGGCGCCGCCGCGGTCGCCGAGGCCGAACTCGCCCGCGAGCACGCCGCCCCGCTGGGCACCGTCGTGGGCCGGGTCGACCCCGACGGGGTCGCGGCGCTGCGCGCCGCCGGGCCCTGGTCGGTGCTGCCCGAGGTGCCGGGCCTCACCGTGCCCACCGTCCGCGACCTGCAACGGGCCTGCGGCGGGCGGCTGCTGTTCGGGGAGGACAAGCGCACCGGCCGCGAGGTGTCGGGCATCCTCGTCGCGGCCATGTCCCTGCCGCACATCCTGGACCGGATGCGCGACGACAGCGCCGTCATCCTCCCCGCCGACCGGGCGGGCGCGGTCCTGCCCGCGCTCATCGCCGCCCACCTGTCCCCGGACTTCCCGGCGATCGCCGGGGTGTTCCTCACCGGCGACACCGACGCCGACATGCCCGAACCCGTCTGGCGGCTGCTCGCCGGGATGCACGTGCGGGTCCCCGTCATCGCCACCGGCCTGGACACCTTCACCGCCGCCACCCTGCTCGCCGACGTCCGCGGCGGCGGCGCGCCCCTGCCCGACCACAAGATCGAGTCCGCGGTGGCCGCCTTCGACTCCGGCGTGGACGGACCGGCCCTGCTCGAACGCCTCCAGGTGGCCCGCACCGACACCGTCACCCCGCTCATGTTCGAGTCCACCCTGCTCGGCCGGGCCCGCGCCGACCGGCGGCGCATCGTCCTGGCCGAGGGCACCGAGGAGCGGGTGCTGCGCGCCGCCGACCTGGTGCTGCGCCGCGACGTCGCCGACCTCACCCTGCTCGGGGACCCCCGCGAGATCCGGGCCCGCGCCGCGGACCTGGGCCTGGACGTGGCCGCCGCCGACCTGGTCGACCCGGAGGCGTCGCCGCTGCGGGACGAGTTCGCCGCCGAGTACGCCCGGCTGCGCTCCCACAAGGGCGTCACCGAGCAGCTGGCCCGCGACACCGTCGGGGAGGTCTCCTACTTCGGCACCCTCATGGTCCACCTGGGGTACGCCGACGGCATGGTGTCCGGGGCGGTCCACACCACCGCCCAGACCATCCGCCCCTCGTTCGAGATCCTGCGCACCTCGCTGGTGTCCAGCGTGTTCTTCATGTGCCTGGCCGACCGGGTGCTCGTCTACGGCGACTGCGCCGTCGTCCCCGACCCCACCGCCGAACAGCTCGCGGAGATCGCCTCCGCCTCCGCCGACACCGCCGCCCGCTTCGGCGTGGACCCCCGGGTGGCCCTGCTGTCCTACTCCACCGGCGCCTCCGGCAGCGGCGCCGACGTGGACAAGGTGCGCACCGCCACCGACCTGGTCCGCGAACGCCGACCGGACCTGCCGGTGGAGGGCCCCATCCAGTACGACGCGGCCGTCGACCCCGGGGTGGCCCGCACCAAGCTCCCCGACAGCCGGGTGGCCGGGCGCGCCACGGTGTTCGTCGTCCCCGACCTCAACACCGGCAACACCCTGTACAAGGGCGTGCAGCGCAGCGCCGGCGCGGTCGCGGTGGGGCCGGTGCTCCAGGGGCTGCGCCGCCCGGTCAACGACCTCTCCCGGGGCGCGACCGTGCGGGACATCGTCAGCACCGTCGCCATCACCGCCGTCCAGGCCCAGGCCGGGGACTGA
- a CDS encoding multidrug effflux MFS transporter produces MTLRNPTGRTRLSLAFLLAALAVLGPLNIDMYLPAFPEISADLGAGASQVQLSLTTCLVGLAAGQFIVGPLSDAYGRRGPLLVSLGLFVLASAVCALAPNIAVLVAGRFLQGLTASAGVVLSRAVVRDVFDGHELTRFFALLMVINAVAPLVAPVAGGALLWPDFTGWETVFWALALLGVAIVAVTALRLPETLPRERRTPGTVRGTLRSIGGLLRDRVFLGYALVTGLLHGGSFAYVAGTPFVYQELHGVSPQVFGVLFGINGIAIIGGSWAVGRFSPRFGERRLLVTAVSVAVLATGVLLAATVFQGPLVALVVPIFVYMTCMGMILTGSFALAMEGQERRAGSASALLGALSPLFGAVVAPLVGLDETTAVPMGALLFGTSAVGLLVLVAMTSRRPRVPVAEA; encoded by the coding sequence ATGACCCTGCGCAACCCGACCGGCCGCACCCGCCTGTCCCTGGCCTTCCTCCTGGCCGCCCTGGCCGTGCTGGGGCCGCTCAACATCGACATGTACCTGCCCGCGTTCCCGGAGATCTCCGCCGACCTGGGCGCCGGGGCCTCGCAGGTCCAGCTCAGCCTCACCACCTGCCTCGTCGGGCTGGCGGCCGGCCAGTTCATCGTCGGCCCGCTCAGCGACGCGTACGGCCGCCGCGGGCCGCTGCTGGTCTCCCTGGGCCTCTTCGTGCTGGCGTCCGCCGTGTGCGCGCTGGCCCCGAACATCGCCGTGCTGGTGGCCGGCCGCTTCCTCCAGGGGCTGACCGCCTCGGCCGGGGTGGTGCTCTCCCGCGCGGTCGTGCGCGACGTGTTCGACGGGCACGAGCTCACCCGGTTCTTCGCCCTGCTCATGGTGATCAACGCGGTGGCCCCGCTGGTGGCGCCGGTGGCGGGCGGCGCCCTGCTGTGGCCGGATTTCACCGGGTGGGAGACCGTGTTCTGGGCCCTGGCGCTGCTGGGCGTCGCCATCGTCGCGGTCACCGCCCTGCGCCTGCCCGAGACCCTGCCCCGGGAGCGGCGCACCCCCGGCACGGTCCGGGGCACCCTGCGCAGCATCGGCGGGCTGCTGCGCGACCGCGTGTTCCTGGGGTACGCGCTGGTCACCGGGCTGCTGCACGGCGGCAGCTTCGCCTACGTCGCCGGGACGCCCTTCGTCTACCAGGAGCTGCACGGGGTGTCCCCGCAGGTCTTCGGGGTGCTGTTCGGCATCAACGGGATCGCGATCATCGGCGGCAGCTGGGCGGTGGGCCGGTTCTCGCCGCGCTTCGGCGAACGCCGCCTGCTGGTCACCGCCGTCTCCGTGGCCGTGCTGGCCACCGGGGTGCTGCTGGCCGCGACGGTGTTCCAGGGGCCGCTGGTCGCCCTGGTCGTCCCGATCTTCGTCTACATGACCTGCATGGGCATGATCCTCACCGGCTCGTTCGCCCTGGCCATGGAGGGGCAGGAGCGCCGGGCGGGCAGCGCCAGCGCGCTGCTGGGCGCGCTGTCCCCGCTGTTCGGCGCGGTGGTCGCGCCCCTGGTGGGGCTGGACGAGACGACGGCGGTGCCGATGGGCGCCCTGCTGTTCGGCACCTCCGCCGTCGGACTGCTGGTCCTGGTGGCGATGACCTCCCGGCGTCCCCGTGTCCCCGTCGCCGAGGCCTGA
- a CDS encoding ATP-binding protein, whose amino-acid sequence MAEARQLREYVPAEVPENAEPAPIEGGDLTGGATDHTVWSCAGNLTAVRSVRARVRDFLARMGHSETVLDDAELAVSELATNALLHSRSGQSGGVMTLFIRSDGSRLRVAIADQGERAGEGGHSREDGDDFGRGKLIVDSCATRSGEYWSEATHVAWFEIEDPRPGLPLAGDTA is encoded by the coding sequence ATGGCTGAGGCGAGGCAACTCCGGGAATACGTGCCCGCGGAGGTACCCGAGAACGCGGAACCCGCCCCCATCGAGGGCGGCGACCTCACCGGCGGCGCCACCGACCACACCGTCTGGAGCTGCGCGGGCAACCTCACCGCCGTCCGCTCCGTCCGCGCCCGCGTACGCGACTTCCTCGCCCGCATGGGCCACTCCGAGACCGTCCTGGACGACGCCGAGCTCGCCGTCAGCGAACTGGCCACCAACGCCCTGCTGCACTCCCGTTCCGGCCAGAGCGGCGGGGTCATGACGCTGTTCATCCGCTCCGACGGCTCCCGGCTGCGCGTCGCCATCGCGGACCAGGGGGAGCGCGCGGGGGAGGGCGGCCACAGCCGCGAGGACGGCGACGACTTCGGCCGCGGCAAGCTCATCGTCGACAGCTGCGCCACCCGCAGCGGCGAGTACTGGAGCGAGGCCACCCACGTGGCCTGGTTCGAGATCGAGGACCCCCGCCCGGGCCTCCCCCTGGCGGGCGACACCGCCTGA
- a CDS encoding AMP-binding protein has product MGVGLSSGTGRPGRNLPRRDDPIGSLTGGLCERLRLRPGLGGSIRGGGARVDALTFAATVERAAAGLSQRGLCLGDVVGVLAPVSPERFLATYTVMAVGGRALPLSPASDTDVQCAALAETDARLLVVSADLAPVALELAERSRVRQVIAFGDALGTTPFEDLLRPSPDGTGYSPSRGLFDNGILGYEETGAGLLTTLYPHSDLMARFVALREHLSLTAEDVVAVDERGEEATRAALVALALWTGACVMTGADCPAPEGRRVTVRCAPEPERIAAPGLTA; this is encoded by the coding sequence ATGGGGGTAGGGCTGTCTTCTGGAACCGGACGACCGGGGCGCAACCTGCCGCGCCGGGACGACCCCATCGGCTCGCTGACCGGCGGGCTGTGCGAGCGCCTGCGGCTGCGCCCGGGCCTGGGCGGCAGCATCCGCGGCGGGGGGGCGCGCGTCGACGCGCTGACCTTCGCCGCCACGGTGGAGCGGGCCGCCGCGGGGCTGAGCCAGCGGGGCCTGTGCCTGGGCGACGTGGTCGGCGTGCTGGCCCCGGTCTCGCCCGAGCGGTTCCTGGCCACCTACACCGTAATGGCGGTGGGCGGCCGGGCCCTGCCCCTGTCCCCTGCCTCCGATACCGACGTGCAGTGCGCGGCCCTGGCCGAGACCGACGCCCGCCTGCTGGTGGTGAGCGCCGACCTGGCGCCCGTGGCGCTGGAGCTGGCCGAGCGCTCGCGGGTGCGGCAGGTCATCGCGTTCGGCGACGCCCTGGGCACGACGCCCTTCGAGGACCTGCTGCGGCCCAGTCCGGACGGCACCGGGTACAGCCCTTCGCGGGGGCTGTTCGACAACGGCATCCTGGGCTATGAGGAGACCGGGGCGGGACTGCTGACGACGCTGTACCCGCACAGCGACCTGATGGCGCGGTTCGTCGCGCTGCGCGAGCACCTGTCACTGACCGCCGAGGACGTGGTCGCCGTGGACGAGCGCGGCGAGGAGGCCACGCGGGCCGCGCTGGTGGCGCTGGCGCTGTGGACGGGGGCCTGTGTGATGACGGGGGCGGACTGCCCCGCTCCGGAGGGCCGCCGGGTGACGGTGCGCTGCGCCCCCGAGCCCGAGCGGATCGCCGCCCCGGGCCTGACCGCCTGA